In Arachis hypogaea cultivar Tifrunner chromosome 17, arahy.Tifrunner.gnm2.J5K5, whole genome shotgun sequence, a single window of DNA contains:
- the LOC114925640 gene encoding protein FAR-RED IMPAIRED RESPONSE 1-like, producing MKDINPNFFYAVNLDEECKFRSAVWVDARCKEAYEYYEDVVSFDSTYSKNRHRLPFASFVSVNHHGKLTLLGCALLENEKTSSYEWVFTQWVKCIGTAPQWIITDQYLCNDRRMWIPIFFKGEFWVAMRSAQRSESMHAFYDELLHSKTSLVQFVHEYDNVLGIKEQRELEDDAADSRGVIPCATSSPMERQF from the exons ATGAAGGACATCAACCCAAACTTCTTCTATGCGGTGAATTTGGACGAGGAGTGTAAGTTTAGGAGTGCAGTATGGGTAGATGCAAGGTGCAAGGAGGCATATGAATATTACGAAGACGTGGTGTCTTTTGATAGCACATACAGTAAAAACAG GCATAGATTACCGTTTGCGTCGTTCGTCAGTGTCAACCACCATGGTAAGTTGACCCTGCTAGGCTGTGCTTTGCTGGAGAATGAGAAAACTTCAAGTTATGAGTGGGTTTTCACCCAATGGGTGAAATGCATAGGAACTGCTCCACAGTGGATCATCACTGATCAAT ATCTTTGTAACGACCGACGTATGTGGATCCCCATATTTTTCAAGGGTGAATTTTGGGTTGCTATGAGGAGTGCGCAAAGGAGTGAGAGTATGCACGCATTCTACGATGAATTATTACACAGCAAGACTAGCTTGGTCCAATTTGTTCATGAATATGACAATGTGCTTGGAATCAAGGAGCAGAGAGAATTAGAGGATGATGCAGCAGACTCGAGGGGAGTTATCCCGTGTGCAACGAGCTCTCCTATGGAGAGACAATTTTAA